Within the Cololabis saira isolate AMF1-May2022 chromosome 22, fColSai1.1, whole genome shotgun sequence genome, the region GGATGAGGTCACTGAGGCGTAACGTTACGTCTTGGAGAAAGGCGTGCTCGGCCCAAACCCAGCCCGCATCTGGAGTTGTCTTTGGCCCACATTTGGCTCAGCTCGGCTGCATGAACCCATTTGTGCAGAACACAACACCGCTGAACTTTGACCCGGTACACCAGCTTTACGACACGCCTGACCCACATACTGTAGCACTCGCCGGGTCTGTAAATGAGCCAATTTCAGAGAGAGAACCGCTAAACCGGACCCGGACCAAAGTATCGTATCCAGCAAACATGAAAGGTATTTCATGGACGATGAGCTATGAGGACGATGTACTTGCTTTCATCTCAGACTGTATAAAGATAAGTGGCCCAACCCTTCTGTGACATCACCTGCAGGGTTCTGAGGGTTGGTTAGATCCCTAACTGGATCTCAAACCGGGCTCGGGTCCAGCTCCTCCAGAGCTCCAGCCGAGCCACCTCCATCCCCAGATCCTTCCAGGCCACATTTACCAGCATAACAAGCTGGATTTTCCTTAAAACAATGATTCTACTCGAGTCTTCATCAACAGATGTCGAGTCACGTCAGTGCCAATGATGCattaatttaagactttttgatCATTTTACCTGATGAGGTATTTAAAAATGTCTAAATCCAGCCCCTGCTGGTCATTCGAGGAACTGCACAAAGAAAAAGCGAAGGTTTAGTTACACTCCGGCTCTATAGGGGGCGCTGTCGCGCAGCTTCAGATCCAGTGTCGAGTCAGAATGTCTCTGTTTAACTTTAAATTCGTAGATTTTACTTCATTTATAaacatatgaataaataaactaaaagaaaaatcataaaTATACTATCTTTCTGCTATATTTTGCATTGAATAATGTTTTTTCATTCTTTGGTTACGACTGAATGAGGAAGTTTTGGTTTCAGGGAAACTTTCCAGGGAGGTGGAAACTTAGATCTTTAAGTCCAGTGGATTTTAGTGGTTTTAGATTTTAAAAAGATGCTCCTTCCCGAAGAAGCAACGATACAGTGGATGAacgagatacacacacacacacacacacacacataaacacacacacacgcacacttttTAGTCTATGTTGTGCTATTTCTCCTCCTGAGCTTTCTGGGTTAAAGCCGTGAAGGGGTGGATCGCTGGCGCCGGCCGGCTTACAGGTTCTGGTCCAGCCAGCGGATGTAGCTGTTCATGCTTCTCTGGCCGACGCTGGACATCATGGGCAGGTAGGCGAAGGCCATGCAGGCGTGGAATCCGTCCTCGTAGTGGTCGCTGGTCACGGCCACGCCGGCGTCCTGCAGCCGCCGGGCGTACATCATCCCGTCATCCCTCAGCACGTCAAACTCACACGTCATCACGTAGGCCTTGGGCGTCCGAGCCAGGACCCGCTGCTCCGCCAGCAGCGGCGCCGCCCTCACGTCCGTCAGCCATGGCACCTTGCCCACCAGCCCCGGTAACCCGGTTTCTCTGACGACGGGTCGGAAGTGCTTCCTGCGCTCGGCCGGCAGCAGAGCCGTCCAGTTGACCCTGGAGCGGGTGGTTGGGCTGATGCCCGGCTGGTCCAGGGCGCTGTGGTTGTTGGCCAGCAGCAGCGGCTCCAGGGACGAGTCGGCGCCCAGGTACTGCAGCCAGAAGCGGGCCATGTAGGGCCGGTACAGGATGGGCACGGCCTGGTTCTGCTGGTAGGACGGCGTGTGGAAGTCCAGCGCCTGCAGCACCGGGTAGATCAGAGCCTGGGCCTTGAACTTCACCTTCAGGGTGTCGTCCGAGCCGAGCTGTGGGAAAGGAGAGACTCTGGTTAGATTCAGTCAGAAGAGTTTCTAAAAGCCACCTTGATAGTTTGACTCCACCCCCTTTTTAGGGCGTGtcacactgactgcgtttaaatgcactcactaacccttttaaaacccgaatattggcaataacccgaatttgcacggccatgtaaacaccaataacccctttgaataacccgaatttgctcatattccggtttttaaaaaacacgaatatgacccctgggttactccttttaaaacccgaatattcggtcatgtaaacgccaaacgggatatccccatcaaacggaacatgaatttgttttctgcacatgctcttttcgcaaggaatcttggtcttttgagtccaggaagttcttataaaacatggagaaaccaagaccacgccacacttttggagtgaggaggagactaatcacttcataaatgtaatgaaggatatgaacatttctgcatttgtagacggtagaaagtaccgggatagcgagatttacaagaaggcgagtgaaaagttgcacgaagcagcatttagtttgaatttggatagaggaagaagaagcggaaattacgggaattgcatcatcacgttctccgcgcgtcgctggtttgatccagatatcccgaatgattaattaccatgtaaacagggataaccctgtttgctcacgcatgtaaacagaatattccgaatgtttcagtaaccagaatattagcaataacccgaattttgactgcatgtaaagtaGTCACTGACATCTGCAAGGTGTTCCCTGTTCACCAGGATTTGACTTTGGGTGGAGATAAATATGGGAAAGGTGGATAGTTGTAGTCTGATCTgggcctgtgatgtcacagttcccCTCAGATCTAGATGACATCATTGCTCGGTGACACCACTCTCAAGACCCGCGGTTTTAAATCTTTTAGATGTGTCTCTGCTGATGAGTCACTGGAATACGTCTGATGTCTAAAACTGTAATGAATCAAACCTGATCATGTTTCCCATTATTTTTCCACATGACGACTGCAGTTTAGTCATAGATGGCTACAGGAGAGTCTTTCCTGCTTTCTGTATATAATATAAAGTTATTTTAGTAATATCAAGGTCCTGCTGGTGTTTCTGGTGAAAAAACGGGGACGACTTCTACCTAAAAAGGCAAGACAAGCGGGATTTCAACATAACCCAAAACCATCTGAAAGCACCCTGAGTTTCGatttatagatagatagaaagagagagaaaagagagagagagagagagacagacagacagacagacagacagacaaacagacagacattgtagtagggctgggcgatatatcgagattttaatatatatcgatatattttcaaacgcgatatggtacgagacaatatcgtttatatcgatttaaaaaaaatgattttgatatagcttattttctgacaaattgacttgaatgttttatttgagatttgcacaaatgttttgttatttgcacaactatcacatatctacattgtattaattgcacagtgtattttaatttaattgttatgcaggaaagggatatttgttttattttattcaagaagcatttttattctatatatgcaggcagtttatttttatttcatttgttttataaatg harbors:
- the LOC133423003 gene encoding neutral cholesterol ester hydrolase 1-like, with amino-acid sequence MLQSAGSRLRLAGVVLLSAAVYYVYVPLPSGVSEPWKLMLLDALFRSFMQASDVAHALGVCHRVHLLNQVVSWVEVIEARSSPTVHVIDTTLGGVPARVFQPNGGKKLKRGVIYFHGGGWALCSGRMRSYDLLSRKMAEDLDAVIMSVDYRLAPEAVFPDQYHDALAASRAFLSAAVLQHFSIDPERVGISGDSAGGNLAAAVVQELGSDDTLKVKFKAQALIYPVLQALDFHTPSYQQNQAVPILYRPYMARFWLQYLGADSSLEPLLLANNHSALDQPGISPTTRSRVNWTALLPAERRKHFRPVVRETGLPGLVGKVPWLTDVRAAPLLAEQRVLARTPKAYVMTCEFDVLRDDGMMYARRLQDAGVAVTSDHYEDGFHACMAFAYLPMMSSVGQRSMNSYIRWLDQNL